A window of Amycolatopsis australiensis contains these coding sequences:
- a CDS encoding DUF805 domain-containing protein, with the protein MDLRSAFASCVRWCVRFRGRATRREFWLLFLGCLGANGLAVALDDALLLDMCLLLVVPLVSVGVRRLHDTGRAGGWLWLALFVWGLPVAGVFLAGRSEPHVNRYGPPPLSLGIAAVPADRDR; encoded by the coding sequence ATGGACCTTCGATCGGCATTCGCCAGCTGCGTCCGGTGGTGCGTGCGCTTCCGGGGACGCGCGACGCGCCGGGAATTCTGGCTGCTCTTCCTCGGCTGTCTCGGCGCCAACGGGCTTGCCGTGGCGCTGGACGACGCGCTGCTGCTCGACATGTGCCTGCTGCTGGTCGTTCCGCTGGTTTCGGTCGGGGTGCGCCGGCTGCACGACACCGGCCGCGCCGGTGGCTGGCTGTGGCTCGCGCTGTTCGTCTGGGGCTTGCCGGTCGCCGGGGTGTTCCTGGCCGGGCGAAGCGAGCCCCACGTCAATCGCTATGGCCCGCCGCCGCTTTCGCTCGGGATCGCCGCGGTCCCGGCCGACCGCGACCGGTGA
- a CDS encoding FadR/GntR family transcriptional regulator, protein MDETAGPAGTPPATGAAPYRPGYELVAEQILQLIAELRLQAGDRLPTENELAARLGTSRTVVREAIKILSAIGRVRAQKGRGLYVADDEGMLGSGRWSGFFMPTDLDHVYMLFEFRRVQEMTAGRLAATRATPVELRSIEVAAETCRQGHLTGEAALFDRGDDDFHLGIAAASHNQFLLAAVREVRRLQHQSSTIGLHGTVGGHAAEAIEEHAAIYEAIRDGDPEAAARAVAIHLDNTLEDYRREIQRRVFG, encoded by the coding sequence GTGGACGAGACGGCCGGGCCGGCAGGCACCCCGCCGGCGACCGGTGCGGCGCCGTACCGGCCGGGATACGAACTCGTCGCCGAACAGATCCTCCAGCTCATCGCCGAGCTGCGGTTGCAGGCCGGCGACCGCTTGCCGACGGAGAACGAACTCGCCGCGCGCCTGGGCACCTCGCGCACCGTCGTGCGCGAGGCGATCAAGATCCTCTCCGCCATCGGGCGGGTGCGTGCCCAGAAGGGGCGTGGCCTCTACGTGGCCGACGACGAGGGCATGCTGGGGTCGGGCCGGTGGTCGGGGTTCTTCATGCCGACCGATCTCGACCACGTCTACATGCTGTTCGAGTTCCGCCGCGTCCAGGAGATGACCGCCGGCAGGCTGGCCGCCACCCGCGCCACGCCGGTCGAGCTGCGGTCGATCGAGGTGGCCGCGGAAACCTGCCGGCAGGGGCACTTGACCGGCGAAGCGGCGCTGTTCGACCGCGGAGACGACGACTTCCACCTCGGCATCGCGGCCGCGTCCCACAACCAGTTCCTCCTGGCCGCGGTCCGCGAAGTCCGGCGGCTGCAGCACCAGTCGAGCACGATCGGGCTCCACGGCACGGTGGGCGGCCACGCGGCGGAAGCGATCGAAGAACACGCGGCGATCTACGAGGCCATCCGCGACGGCGATCCCGAAGCGGCCGCCCGGGCGGTCGCTATCCACCTCGACAACACGTTGGAGGATTACCGCCGCGAAATCCAGCGGCGAGTCTTCGGCTGA
- a CDS encoding ABC transporter permease subunit, producing the protein MYGALDNISPDLLEAARIDGAGGWQTAWRIQIPLLSQASVGVAGHDYSLNQLSYDFAFQNDNVNTAAAISVELLVAGLVVAGVFVTRSGFFDAD; encoded by the coding sequence ATGTACGGCGCCCTCGACAACATCTCGCCCGATCTGCTGGAGGCGGCCCGGATCGACGGCGCGGGCGGGTGGCAGACGGCCTGGCGGATCCAGATCCCGTTGCTGTCACAGGCGAGTGTCGGCGTGGCCGGACACGACTACTCGCTCAACCAGCTCTCCTACGACTTCGCCTTCCAGAACGACAACGTGAACACGGCGGCGGCGATCTCGGTGGAGCTGCTGGTGGCCGGGCTCGTCGTCGCCGGCGTGTTCGTCACCCGCTCGGGGTTCTTCGATGCCGACTGA
- a CDS encoding MerR family transcriptional regulator has product MSPEAARRRQTVPTQLAAMAAGVQESTIRKWASRGKLVRYGSPGRAEYDLAELLAIVAGSAAEDALAGDESRDPA; this is encoded by the coding sequence ATGAGTCCTGAAGCCGCGCGGCGTCGTCAGACCGTGCCCACGCAGCTCGCGGCCATGGCGGCCGGCGTGCAGGAGTCGACGATCAGGAAATGGGCCAGCCGTGGCAAGCTGGTGCGCTACGGCAGCCCGGGACGGGCCGAGTACGACCTGGCCGAGCTGCTGGCGATCGTCGCCGGCAGTGCGGCCGAGGACGCGCTGGCCGGTGACGAAAGCCGCGACCCCGCCTAG
- a CDS encoding acyl-CoA carboxylase subunit beta, whose translation MGEPNAVSITEETTSGPRAGTAGRKLALVADGQPPRTLHDTVGELEAIKATARQGPDPHATRRQHDKGKLTAHERIELLLDPGSFTEVEALRRHSATAFGLDRRRPHSDGVVTGWGTVHDRTVFVYAHDFRIFGGALGEAHAAKIHKLLDMAEAAGAPVVSLNDGAGARIQEGVTALAAYGGIFRRNVRCSGVIPQISVMLGPCAGGAAYSPALTDFVFMVRGISQMFVTGPDVVQAVTGERVSMDGLGGADVHAGRSGVAHFAYDDEVSCLADVRHLLALLPSNNRELPPVRRSGDPADRRLDAVMDLVPVDPSRSYDIRAVLGEVLDDGDFLEVQESWAANVVCALGRLDGHPVGVVANQPCLLAGVLDIHASEKAARFVQLCDAFNIPLVTFVDVPGFLPGVEQEHNGIIRHGAKLLYAYSNATVPRIQVILRKSYGGAYIVMDSRSIGADVSLAWPTNEIAVMGAEGAANVIFRREIAAAEDPERTRRQKIDEYRSELMHPFYAAERGLVDDVIDPRDTRSALVRCLAMLRAKHAALPARKHGNPPQ comes from the coding sequence ATGGGGGAGCCGAACGCCGTGAGCATCACCGAAGAGACCACCTCCGGCCCGCGCGCCGGAACCGCAGGCCGGAAGCTCGCGCTGGTCGCCGACGGGCAGCCGCCGCGCACCCTGCACGACACCGTCGGCGAACTCGAAGCGATCAAGGCCACCGCCCGCCAGGGCCCGGACCCCCACGCCACCCGCCGTCAGCACGACAAGGGCAAGCTGACCGCGCATGAACGGATCGAGCTGCTGCTCGACCCGGGTTCGTTCACCGAGGTCGAGGCGTTGCGGCGGCACAGCGCGACCGCGTTTGGGCTGGACCGGCGCCGTCCGCACTCCGACGGCGTGGTGACCGGCTGGGGCACCGTGCACGACCGGACCGTCTTCGTCTACGCACACGACTTCCGGATCTTCGGCGGGGCACTCGGCGAGGCCCACGCGGCGAAGATCCACAAGCTGCTGGACATGGCCGAAGCCGCGGGAGCGCCGGTGGTCAGCCTGAACGACGGAGCGGGCGCCCGGATCCAGGAGGGCGTCACCGCGCTGGCCGCCTACGGCGGCATCTTCCGGCGCAACGTCCGCTGTTCCGGCGTGATCCCGCAGATCAGCGTGATGCTGGGCCCGTGCGCGGGCGGCGCGGCTTACTCGCCGGCGCTGACCGACTTCGTCTTCATGGTCCGGGGGATTTCACAGATGTTCGTCACCGGCCCGGACGTGGTGCAGGCCGTCACCGGCGAGCGCGTCTCGATGGACGGCCTCGGCGGCGCGGACGTGCACGCGGGCCGTTCCGGAGTGGCCCACTTCGCCTACGACGACGAGGTTTCCTGCTTGGCGGACGTGCGTCACCTGCTCGCGCTGCTGCCCTCGAACAACCGGGAGCTGCCGCCCGTCCGGCGCTCCGGCGACCCCGCCGACCGGCGCCTGGACGCCGTGATGGACCTGGTGCCGGTCGACCCGAGCCGCTCGTACGACATCCGTGCGGTGCTCGGGGAGGTGCTGGACGACGGCGACTTCCTCGAGGTGCAGGAGAGCTGGGCGGCCAACGTCGTCTGCGCGCTCGGCCGGCTCGACGGGCACCCGGTCGGTGTCGTGGCGAACCAGCCGTGCCTGCTGGCCGGCGTGCTGGACATCCACGCCAGCGAAAAGGCGGCCCGGTTCGTCCAGCTCTGCGACGCCTTCAACATCCCGCTCGTGACCTTCGTCGACGTCCCGGGGTTCTTGCCCGGGGTGGAGCAGGAGCACAACGGGATCATCCGGCACGGCGCGAAACTGCTGTACGCCTACAGCAACGCCACCGTGCCGCGGATCCAGGTGATCCTGCGCAAGTCCTACGGCGGCGCCTACATCGTCATGGACTCGCGGTCGATCGGCGCCGACGTCTCGCTCGCCTGGCCGACCAACGAGATCGCCGTGATGGGCGCGGAGGGCGCGGCCAACGTCATCTTCCGGCGGGAGATCGCCGCCGCCGAAGACCCCGAGCGGACGCGCCGGCAGAAAATCGACGAGTACCGCAGCGAGCTGATGCACCCGTTCTACGCCGCCGAGCGCGGGCTGGTCGACGACGTGATCGACCCGCGTGACACCCGGTCGGCGCTGGTGCGCTGCCTGGCGATGCTGCGGGCCAAGCACGCCGCGTTGCCCGCCCGCAAGCACGGGAACCCGCCGCAGTGA
- a CDS encoding acyl-CoA carboxylase epsilon subunit, whose protein sequence is MTENARHGLDPEELAALVVALLCRAAQPPAAAAPPPGGAPKSGWRTPGMTSGFVVAHSWQTTTHP, encoded by the coding sequence GTGACGGAAAACGCACGGCACGGTCTCGACCCCGAAGAGCTGGCGGCACTCGTGGTCGCCCTGCTCTGCCGGGCGGCGCAGCCCCCGGCCGCGGCCGCGCCCCCGCCCGGCGGAGCGCCGAAATCCGGGTGGAGGACTCCGGGAATGACGTCCGGATTCGTCGTCGCGCACAGCTGGCAGACGACGACGCACCCGTAG
- a CDS encoding FAD-dependent monooxygenase → MDAAVIVVGAGPVGLMLAGELRLAGVEVLVVERLSRPSGESRGLGFTARTLEVFDQRGLLPRFGDVEISPRGHFGGVPLDYTVLEGAHFGARGIPQSRTEAVLADWADELGAPVLRNRELVGLHDTGDGVDIEVRGPRGAVRLRGEYVVGCDGGRSAVRKLAGFAFPGTDATREMFLADVAGCALRPRPIGEKLPGGMVMSAPTGDGVDRIIVCERGAPPRRRTGPPDFAEVAAAWQRITGEDIRHGRPVWVSAFGDATRQAAEYRRGRVLLAGDAAHTHLPAGGQGLSFGVQDAVNLGWKLAAQVLGRAPAGLLDTYHAERHPAGVRLLRNTLAQGLLYLSGSDVEPLREVMADLMRLDVVGRHLAGMVSGLDVRYDVGAGEHPLLGRRLPDHDLVRGDGKIRACELLHPARGVLLDFGADAGLRTAAAGWSDRVDVVTATPYAIEDGSGLAGTDALLVRPDGYVAWAAPGAAVGLTAALERWFGAPLPIRNPPDEKGPQ, encoded by the coding sequence ATGGACGCTGCCGTGATCGTGGTGGGTGCGGGTCCCGTCGGGCTGATGCTCGCCGGCGAACTGCGCCTCGCCGGGGTCGAGGTCCTCGTCGTGGAACGCCTTTCCCGGCCGTCCGGTGAATCACGCGGTCTCGGTTTCACCGCGCGGACCCTCGAGGTGTTCGACCAGCGCGGGCTGCTGCCGCGGTTCGGGGACGTCGAAATCAGCCCCCGCGGCCACTTCGGAGGCGTGCCGCTCGACTACACGGTGCTGGAGGGCGCCCACTTCGGGGCCCGGGGCATTCCGCAGTCGCGCACGGAGGCCGTTCTCGCGGACTGGGCGGACGAACTCGGTGCGCCGGTGCTCCGGAACCGGGAGCTCGTCGGCCTGCACGACACCGGCGACGGCGTCGACATCGAGGTCCGCGGCCCGCGCGGGGCCGTCCGGCTCCGCGGCGAGTACGTGGTCGGCTGCGACGGCGGCCGCAGCGCGGTCCGCAAGCTGGCGGGTTTCGCCTTTCCCGGGACCGACGCGACGCGGGAGATGTTCCTGGCCGACGTGGCCGGGTGCGCCCTGCGCCCGCGTCCGATCGGGGAGAAGCTGCCCGGCGGCATGGTGATGTCGGCGCCGACCGGCGACGGCGTCGACCGGATCATCGTCTGCGAGCGCGGCGCGCCACCCCGGCGGCGCACCGGGCCGCCGGACTTCGCCGAGGTCGCCGCGGCCTGGCAGCGCATCACCGGTGAGGACATCCGGCACGGCAGGCCGGTGTGGGTGAGTGCCTTCGGTGACGCCACCCGGCAGGCCGCCGAGTACCGGCGCGGCCGGGTCCTGCTGGCCGGCGACGCCGCGCACACCCACCTGCCGGCCGGCGGCCAGGGGCTCAGCTTCGGCGTCCAGGACGCGGTGAACCTCGGCTGGAAGCTCGCCGCGCAGGTACTGGGCCGGGCGCCCGCCGGGCTGCTGGACACCTACCACGCCGAGCGGCATCCGGCCGGCGTGCGGCTGCTGCGCAACACGCTCGCGCAGGGACTGCTGTACCTGAGCGGCAGCGACGTCGAGCCGCTGCGCGAGGTGATGGCCGACCTGATGCGGCTGGACGTCGTCGGCCGTCACCTGGCGGGCATGGTGAGCGGCCTGGACGTCCGCTACGACGTAGGGGCCGGGGAGCACCCGCTGCTCGGCCGGCGGCTTCCGGACCACGACCTCGTACGCGGCGACGGCAAGATCCGCGCCTGCGAACTGCTGCACCCGGCCCGTGGCGTGCTTCTGGACTTCGGCGCCGACGCGGGACTCCGGACCGCCGCGGCGGGCTGGTCGGACCGTGTCGACGTCGTCACCGCGACGCCGTACGCCATCGAAGACGGCAGCGGGCTCGCCGGCACCGACGCGCTCTTGGTGCGTCCCGACGGCTATGTGGCCTGGGCGGCGCCGGGAGCGGCCGTGGGGCTGACCGCCGCTCTGGAGCGCTGGTTCGGCGCTCCGCTCCCGATCCGGAATCCTCCCGACGAGAAAGGCCCGCAGTGA
- a CDS encoding cytochrome P450, translating to MIPSTDIDLYTEEAILSPYEAYRTLRDTGPAVWLEQYQVYAVARYQDVYDALHDHEGFSSGSGVALNEPLNRKMKGSALVSDPPYHDHLRGIMGVPLTPKALRRHKELFERLAGELVDRLLERATFDVVVDFAQLFPLSVVPDLLGWPAEGRDDFLAWASAGFNALGPMNERAVADLGTLQGMWAFMAEMAVPGRLRPGSWGADLVAAAEAGTLSRELLPAMIGDYLVPSLDTTVSALSSAMLLLGRHPDQWRAIRADRSLIPNALNEVIRYDAPIRGLSRLLTRDRELSGTTLPAGSRALMLYGSANRDERYWDTPDTFDVTRANAASHVGFGHGIHGCVGQGLARLEGHALLNALADKVSVIEVGEPTYRVHNTIRAIATLPATLGR from the coding sequence GTGATCCCCAGTACCGACATCGATCTCTACACCGAAGAGGCGATCCTTTCGCCGTACGAGGCGTACCGGACGCTCCGGGACACCGGTCCCGCGGTCTGGCTGGAGCAGTACCAGGTCTACGCGGTGGCCAGGTACCAGGACGTCTACGACGCCCTGCACGACCACGAAGGCTTTTCGTCCGGCTCCGGGGTGGCGCTGAACGAGCCGCTCAACCGGAAGATGAAGGGCAGCGCGCTGGTCAGCGACCCGCCGTACCACGACCACCTGCGCGGCATCATGGGCGTTCCGCTGACTCCCAAAGCCCTGCGCCGGCACAAGGAGCTGTTCGAGCGGCTGGCCGGGGAGCTGGTCGACCGGCTGCTCGAGCGTGCCACCTTCGACGTGGTCGTGGACTTCGCCCAGCTGTTCCCGCTGTCGGTCGTCCCCGATCTGCTCGGCTGGCCCGCCGAGGGCCGCGACGACTTCCTCGCGTGGGCCTCGGCCGGGTTCAACGCCCTCGGCCCGATGAACGAGCGGGCCGTGGCGGATCTCGGGACCCTGCAGGGGATGTGGGCGTTCATGGCCGAGATGGCCGTCCCCGGCAGGCTGCGTCCCGGAAGCTGGGGCGCGGACCTCGTCGCGGCCGCCGAGGCGGGCACCCTCAGCCGGGAGCTGCTGCCCGCGATGATCGGCGACTACCTCGTCCCGTCCCTGGACACGACGGTCTCGGCCCTCTCGAGCGCCATGCTGCTGCTCGGCAGGCACCCGGACCAGTGGCGGGCGATCAGGGCGGACCGGTCGCTGATCCCCAACGCCCTCAACGAGGTCATCCGCTACGACGCGCCCATCCGCGGGCTGTCCCGGTTGCTGACGCGGGACCGCGAGCTGAGCGGGACGACGCTCCCGGCGGGGTCGCGGGCGCTGATGCTCTACGGCTCGGCCAACCGGGACGAGCGGTACTGGGACACGCCCGACACCTTCGACGTGACGCGGGCGAACGCCGCCAGCCACGTCGGGTTCGGCCACGGCATCCACGGCTGCGTCGGCCAGGGCCTCGCCCGGCTGGAGGGCCACGCCCTGCTGAACGCGCTGGCCGACAAGGTTTCGGTGATCGAAGTGGGCGAGCCCACCTACCGCGTGCACAACACCATCCGCGCGATCGCCACGCTGCCCGCGACTCTCGGACGATGA
- a CDS encoding ferredoxin produces MKILVDRKRCEGHGLCEDAAPDLFEIDDGGELVLLFDGTVPDGRDRQAADAVRICPVSALKAE; encoded by the coding sequence ATGAAGATCCTGGTCGATCGCAAGCGGTGCGAAGGCCACGGCCTGTGCGAGGACGCCGCGCCGGACCTCTTCGAAATCGACGACGGGGGCGAGCTGGTGCTGCTCTTCGACGGCACCGTGCCGGACGGCCGCGACCGGCAGGCGGCCGACGCCGTGCGGATCTGCCCGGTCAGTGCGCTCAAGGCCGAGTGA
- a CDS encoding ketoacyl-ACP synthase III family protein has product MRFDDVFVAGCGTWLPPAMSVGDAIAEGLCEPALAAALDMASVTIAEEVPAPEMAARAARVALARAAVDPSEVDLLLHASFYYQGHDLWAPASYVHRVAVGNACPAIQIGQVSNGGMVSLELAASYLLARPGRGTALLTTGDRFCPPGFDRWHSDTGTLYADGGTALVLSRTRGFARLRSVATVGRSELEGMHRGAEPFGPAPFSYRKVVEMDAYKDAFVAEAGRSFAVAQASSGQREAIERALADAGTELAAIDWFVLPHLGRKRLSAGYFGKLGVHPGQTTWPWSRTVGHLGAGDQFAGLEQLVRTGAAGPGSRCLLVGVGAGFSWSGAVVEVLERPEWAERP; this is encoded by the coding sequence ATGAGGTTCGACGACGTGTTCGTGGCAGGCTGCGGCACCTGGCTGCCACCGGCGATGAGCGTCGGCGACGCGATCGCCGAAGGGTTGTGCGAGCCGGCGCTCGCCGCCGCGCTGGACATGGCCTCCGTGACCATCGCGGAGGAGGTGCCGGCGCCGGAGATGGCGGCCAGGGCGGCCCGGGTCGCGCTCGCGCGGGCCGCGGTTGATCCGTCCGAAGTGGACTTGCTGCTGCACGCCAGCTTCTACTACCAGGGCCACGACCTGTGGGCGCCGGCCTCGTACGTGCACCGGGTCGCCGTGGGCAACGCCTGCCCGGCGATCCAGATCGGCCAGGTGTCCAACGGCGGCATGGTGTCGCTGGAGCTGGCCGCCTCCTACCTGCTGGCCCGGCCCGGCCGGGGGACGGCGCTGCTCACCACCGGCGACCGGTTCTGCCCGCCGGGGTTCGACCGGTGGCACAGCGACACCGGGACGCTCTACGCCGACGGCGGGACCGCCCTCGTGCTGTCCCGGACCCGCGGTTTCGCCAGGCTCCGCAGCGTGGCGACGGTCGGCCGGTCGGAGCTCGAGGGCATGCACCGGGGCGCCGAGCCCTTCGGCCCGGCGCCGTTCAGCTACCGGAAGGTCGTCGAAATGGACGCCTACAAGGACGCCTTCGTCGCCGAGGCCGGACGGTCGTTCGCGGTGGCGCAGGCGAGTTCCGGCCAGCGTGAAGCGATCGAGCGGGCGCTCGCCGACGCGGGCACCGAACTGGCCGCCATCGACTGGTTCGTGCTGCCGCACCTCGGGCGCAAACGGCTGTCGGCGGGCTACTTCGGCAAGCTCGGCGTCCACCCGGGGCAGACGACCTGGCCGTGGAGCCGCACGGTCGGCCACCTCGGCGCGGGCGATCAGTTCGCCGGGCTGGAGCAGCTGGTCCGGACCGGGGCCGCGGGCCCGGGAAGCCGCTGTCTCCTGGTCGGTGTCGGTGCCGGCTTCAGCTGGTCGGGCGCGGTCGTCGAAGTCCTGGAGCGGCCGGAATGGGCGGAGCGGCCATGA
- a CDS encoding acyltransferase domain-containing protein, with protein sequence MTGRGLVLLLPGQGSQYQGMAVALYEREPVFAAAADEFFAAMGPEGKLVRDDWLSDAPGVSIDDGLRAQPLLFAIGYGIGRVLLGRGLRPVRLIGHSVGELAAAALAGVFDLAAAGRILAARSRVLAGAPPGGMLAVAATAATAESFVDREAAAGGVVVGAVNAPAQTILAGPEPELSRTETALRAAGLTVRRVRSAQPFHSPVLDAAAAEFEQAVAAERLRPPRIPVTSAWTGRPVEAAEAVRPSFWARQLAGPVRFWAAVSSLPGDGEFTFAEAGPGNLLSMVARRHPSVRARRSVVVGLLPTEGKDAWPVWRAALEKLDSENSPH encoded by the coding sequence ATGACCGGACGCGGACTCGTCCTGCTGCTGCCCGGCCAGGGCTCCCAGTACCAGGGGATGGCCGTGGCGCTTTACGAGCGTGAGCCGGTCTTCGCCGCGGCGGCCGACGAGTTCTTCGCCGCCATGGGACCCGAAGGAAAGCTCGTGCGCGACGACTGGCTCAGTGACGCGCCGGGTGTGTCGATCGACGACGGGCTGCGGGCGCAGCCGCTGCTGTTCGCCATCGGCTACGGCATCGGCCGGGTGCTGCTCGGCCGCGGGCTCCGGCCGGTGCGGCTGATCGGGCACAGCGTCGGGGAGCTCGCGGCCGCGGCGCTGGCCGGGGTGTTCGACCTGGCCGCGGCCGGCCGCATCCTGGCCGCCCGGTCACGGGTGCTGGCCGGCGCGCCGCCCGGCGGGATGCTCGCGGTCGCCGCCACGGCCGCCACGGCCGAGTCCTTTGTGGACCGTGAGGCGGCGGCGGGTGGAGTCGTGGTCGGCGCGGTCAACGCCCCGGCGCAGACCATCCTCGCCGGCCCCGAGCCGGAGCTCTCGCGGACCGAGACGGCGTTGCGGGCGGCCGGGCTGACCGTCCGCCGCGTGCGCTCCGCGCAGCCGTTCCACTCGCCGGTCCTGGACGCGGCGGCGGCGGAGTTCGAGCAGGCCGTCGCCGCGGAACGGCTGCGGCCGCCGCGGATCCCGGTCACCTCCGCCTGGACCGGCCGGCCGGTCGAAGCGGCCGAGGCGGTGCGCCCGTCGTTCTGGGCCCGGCAACTGGCCGGGCCCGTGCGGTTCTGGGCGGCCGTTTCGAGCCTGCCCGGCGACGGCGAGTTCACGTTCGCCGAGGCGGGCCCCGGCAACCTGCTGTCCATGGTCGCCCGGCGGCACCCGTCCGTGCGGGCGCGCCGCAGCGTGGTGGTCGGCCTGCTCCCGACCGAAGGAAAAGATGCCTGGCCGGTCTGGCGGGCGGCGCTGGAAAAGCTCGACTCCGAGAATTCACCGCACTGA
- a CDS encoding TcmI family type II polyketide cyclase: MYSTLIVARLKPDSGEEVAKLFGEFDRTDMPHLMGTRRRQLFTYQGLYFHLQDFDADNGTEAIDGARTDPRFVGISQDLRAFIDPYDPATWRSPADAMATRFYHWTAPDA, translated from the coding sequence TTGTACAGCACACTGATCGTGGCCCGGCTGAAGCCGGATTCGGGCGAGGAAGTCGCCAAGCTGTTCGGCGAGTTCGACCGGACCGACATGCCGCACCTGATGGGCACCCGGCGCCGCCAGCTCTTCACCTACCAGGGCCTCTACTTCCACCTGCAGGACTTCGACGCCGACAACGGCACCGAGGCGATCGACGGAGCCCGGACGGACCCCCGGTTCGTCGGGATCAGCCAGGACCTGCGTGCCTTCATCGACCCGTACGACCCGGCGACCTGGCGCTCGCCCGCCGACGCGATGGCCACCCGCTTCTACCACTGGACGGCCCCCGATGCCTGA
- a CDS encoding beta-ketoacyl-[acyl-carrier-protein] synthase family protein, which produces MPDPRRRVVITGIGVLAPGGAGTKDFWSMLTEGRTATRALTFFDASPFRSRVAAEVDFDPEAHGLSPQQIRRMDRAAQFAVVATGEAVADSGLEPGQLDPARIGVAIGSAVGATTGLENEYRVVSDGGRLELVDHAYTVPHLYDYFVPSSFAAEVAWSVGAEGPATVMSTGCTSGLDSVGYACELIREGAADVMITGGTDAPISPITVACFDAIKATTPRNDDAEHASRPFDRTRNGFVLGEGAAVLVLEERESALRRGAHVYAEIGGYATRSNAYHMTGLRADGKEMTEAIRAAMAEARVNPEDIDYVNAHGSGTKQNDRHETAAFKNSLGEHAYRVPVSSIKSMVGHSLGAIGSIEIAACALAIEHDVVPPTANLHVPDPECDLDYVPLTAREWRTGGVLTVGSGFGGFQSAMVLRRGDQGAA; this is translated from the coding sequence ATGCCTGATCCACGACGCCGGGTCGTCATCACCGGGATCGGAGTACTGGCGCCGGGCGGGGCCGGCACCAAGGACTTCTGGAGCATGCTCACCGAGGGACGCACCGCGACCAGGGCGCTGACCTTCTTCGACGCCTCGCCGTTTCGCTCGCGCGTGGCGGCGGAGGTCGACTTCGACCCGGAGGCGCACGGGCTGAGCCCGCAGCAGATCCGGCGGATGGACCGGGCCGCGCAGTTCGCGGTGGTCGCGACCGGTGAGGCGGTCGCCGACAGCGGCCTGGAGCCCGGGCAGCTGGACCCGGCCCGGATCGGGGTGGCGATCGGCAGCGCGGTCGGCGCCACGACCGGCCTGGAGAACGAGTACCGGGTGGTCAGCGACGGCGGACGGCTCGAACTGGTGGACCACGCCTACACCGTGCCCCACCTCTACGACTACTTCGTGCCGAGCTCGTTCGCGGCCGAGGTGGCCTGGTCGGTGGGCGCCGAAGGGCCGGCGACGGTGATGTCGACCGGCTGCACCTCGGGCCTGGACTCGGTCGGCTACGCCTGCGAGCTGATCCGGGAGGGCGCCGCCGACGTGATGATCACCGGCGGCACCGACGCCCCGATCTCGCCGATCACGGTGGCCTGCTTCGACGCGATCAAGGCGACCACCCCGCGCAACGACGACGCGGAGCACGCGTCCCGGCCGTTCGACCGCACGCGCAACGGGTTCGTGCTCGGCGAGGGCGCGGCGGTCCTGGTCCTGGAGGAGCGGGAAAGCGCGCTGCGGCGCGGGGCGCACGTCTACGCCGAGATCGGCGGGTACGCGACGCGGTCCAACGCTTATCACATGACCGGGCTGCGCGCCGACGGCAAGGAGATGACCGAGGCGATCCGGGCCGCCATGGCCGAGGCCAGGGTCAACCCCGAGGACATCGACTACGTCAACGCGCACGGTTCCGGCACCAAGCAGAACGACCGGCACGAGACGGCGGCGTTCAAGAACAGCCTGGGGGAGCACGCCTACCGCGTCCCGGTGAGCTCCATCAAGTCGATGGTCGGCCACTCGCTGGGCGCGATCGGCTCGATCGAGATCGCCGCCTGCGCGCTGGCGATCGAGCACGACGTCGTGCCGCCGACGGCGAACCTGCACGTGCCGGATCCCGAGTGCGATCTGGACTACGTGCCGCTGACCGCGCGGGAGTGGCGGACCGGCGGCGTGCTGACCGTGGGCAGCGGGTTCGGCGGCTTCCAGAGCGCGATGGTGCTGCGCCGCGGCGATCAGGGCGCCGCATGA